The region ACTTGAGCAGAATTCTCATTTTCTTGGTGTTTTGCACCATACTTAATGGCTTTTTCTAAAAAAGTTAAATCACTTCCGTCTTTAAAGAAATATTGTGCACGATGTGTATCTCCTAGCTCGTCAAAACCTCCAGCTAAAGCTAAATTCTCAAACGCTTTTTTATTAGCAGCACGCAAATCAATTCGTTTTGCTAAATCAAAAATTGAGGTGTAAGGTCCATCTTTTTTTCGGTTTTCGACTATAGTCATTACTGCGCCATGACCCACTCCTTTTATGGCTCCCATTCCAAATCGTACCGCATTATCTTTATTTACAGAAAACTTGTAAAAAGATTCGTTGACATCTGGACCTAATACAGATAATTTCATACGCTTACACTCTTCCATAAAAAACGTCACCTGTTTGATGTCATTCATATTATTAGAGAGTACTGCTGCCATATACTCTGCTGGATAGTGTGCTTTTAAATAGGCTGTTTGGTAGGCAATCCAAGCGTAACACGTCGAGTGCGATTTGTTAAAGGCGTAACTGGCGAATGCTTCCCAATCTTTCCAAATTTTTTCAAGCTTTTTGGCATCATGTCCTTTTGCACTAGCCTGCTCAATAAATTTGGGTTTCATTTTATCCAAAACCGCAATTTGCTTTTTACCCATTGCTTTACGCAAGACATCTGCTTCACCTTTGGTAAAGTCTGCTAGTTTTTGTGACAATAACATCACTTGCTCTTGGTAGACTGTAATCCCATAGGTCTCTTTTAAGTACTCTTCCATTGCTGGTAAGTCGTACTCGATATCTTCATCACCATGTTTTCTGCGCACAAAACTTGGGATGTATTCCATAGGACCAGGTCTGTAGAGTGCATTCATTGCTATTAAATCGTCAAAAACCGTAGGTTTTAAATCTTTTAAGTGCTTCTGCATTCCTGGTGATTCATATTGAAATACACCAACGGTTTCACCACGCTGAAATAACTCAAACGTCTTAGCATCGTCAAGCGGGAAGTTTTCTGGATCCAGTTGAATATCATGTTTTGCTTTTACAATCTTAACCGTATCTTTTATTAATGTTAAGGTTTTTAATCCTAAAAAGTCCATTTTAAGTAAACCAGCATCTTCAACAACCGAGTTATCAAACTGTGTAACATACAGATCGGAATCTTTTGCAGTAGCTACAGGAACAAACTTGGTGATATCGTCTGGAGTAATAATAACACCACATGCGTGAATACCAGTATTTCTAACCGACCCTTCTAAGGTTCTTGCTAGGTTTACTGTTTCTGCTTCTAGATCATCACCTTCAGATATATTTAACAACTGATTGACTTTTTCTAAATCTTCTGCTCTGAATTTTTGCCCTAATTCTTTTTCACTTAAACCAAATATTTTTCCAAGCTTAGACATGGTTGGAATCAACTTAGCTATTCTATCTGCATCAAACAATGGTAAATCTAATACTCGTGCAGTATCACGAATACTAGATTTTGCAGCCATAGTCCCATAAGTAATGATTTGTGCGACTTGGTTACTTCCGTATTTTTCAATAACATAATCCATGACACGACTTCGACCTTCGTCATCAAAATCGATATCAATATCTGGCATACTTATACGGTCAGGATTTAAAAAACGCTCAAAAAGTAAGTTGTACTTCAAAGGATCAATGTTGGTAATCCACAAACAATAGGCTACAACAGATCCTGCAGCACTACCACGTCCAGGACCAACAGACACATCCATATTTCTGGCTTCACGTATAAAATCTTCTACAATTAAGAAATAGCCTGGATATCCTGTATTTTCAATGACTTCAAGTTCAAAATCTAGTCGTTCTTTAATTTCATCTGTTAAATCTTCACCATATCGTTTTTTTGCTCCTTCGTATGTTAGATGTCGTAAAAAGGCATTTTCACCTCGTTTACCACAATCTTTTTCGTCCTCTTCATGTTTAAATTCTTCAGGAATGTCAAAAGCTGGTAATAAGACTTCTCTTGCTAATTGATACCCTTCTATTTTATCTACAACGTCTTGGATATTACTAATAGCTTCTGGTACATCTTTAAACAGTGCTTTCATCTCTTCTTGAGACTTAAAGTAATAGTCTTGATTAGGTAATCCGTATCGATATCCTCGACCTCTACCTATTGGAGTCGCTTGTTTTTCACCATCTTTAACACATAATAAAATATCATGTGCATTGGCATCTTCTTGTTTGGCGTAATACGTATTATTAGTTGCAACAAGTTTAATATTATGCTGTTCAGAAAATTTGATTAACGTAGGATTTATGCGGTTTTCGTCTTCTTGATTATGGCGCATCAACTCGATATACAAATCATCCTGAAATAATTCTTTCCACCATAGTAAAGCTTCTTCTGCTTGGTTTTCACCTACATTTAAAATCTTGCTTGGGACTTCGCCATATAAATTTCCTGTTAAACAGATTAAATCATCTTTATACTGTTCGATTAACTTTTTATCGATTCTTGGCAGATAATAAAAGCCATCCACAAAAGCATGAGACGATAGCTTCGCTAAATTATGATATCCATTTTTGTTTTTTGCTAATAACACTATTTGATAACCATTGTCTTTTCTGGTTTTATCTAAGTGATCTTCGCAAACAAAAAACTCGCAACCAATTATAGGTTTTATTTTTTTTACAGTTGTAGTTTCACCTTTTTCTTCTGCTTCTGCAATTTTAGCTTCAACAGATTTGTTGTGTTTATTTACTGCATTAACAAAATGAAAAGCTCCCATCATGTTAGCATGATCTGTTAACGCAACCGCTTCCATATTGTGGGACGCAGCTTCTGCAACTAAATCTGCAACACTCATAGTAGACTGTAAAACAGAAAATTGTGAGTGGTTATGAAGATGTACAAAATTAGCCGATTTTAGCTCTTGTACATTTTCTTTTATAGTTTCTGAAGAAATATCTGATGCTTCTTCCTTTTGAAGCCTTGCATTAATCTTAGCACTTTCTTTTTTAAGATTGATGTGCTTAAGACCTATTAACTGTATTGGTTGTGGGTTTTCACGATTAAACCTCTCAAAATAATCGGGTTGAACGTCTAGTTCTTCCTTTGTAAACTCTTTACGTCTAATTAATTCTAAAAAACAACGTGTTGTAGCTTCAACATCTGCTGTAGCATTGTGCGCTTCAGCAAATGGTTTATTAAATAAAAACTGATGCAACTCAGTTAACGTTGGTAATTTAAATTTTCCGTAACGTCCACCTGGAATTTTACAAAGCTCTGCAGTATGTTCAGTACAAGTATCTAAAACAGGAAGTTCCTGAAGTTGATTTGCAATATCCATTCGAACAAACTCGGCTCCCATGATATTTAAATCAAACTTGACATTTTGACCAACTACAAATTTGGTTTTGCTTAATGCAATATTAAATTTTTCTAAAACGTCTAAAAGTGGTACACCTTGCTCTTGTGCTAACTCTGTAGAAATCCCATGAATTTTCTCCGCATCATAAGGAATATTAAACCCATCAGGTTGTACTAAATAATCCTGACTCTCGATACAATTACCCATCTCGTCATGTAATTGCCATGCAATTTGAATACATCTTGGCCAATTATCTACGTCTGTAATTGGTGCATCCCAACGTTTTGGTAATCCTGTAGTTTCGGTATCAAAAATTAAATACATTGAAGAGTTTTAGTGATTTATTGCTAAAAAAATATGAGCTTATAAAAATACAGAGAATATTCCCTTTTTTAAAGTGAAGTTATAAACAGTTGTAAACAAAAAAAAAGCCAACTGAAAATCAGTTGGCTTTATTAAATATTTAGTTAGAATTATGACACTAATTCTTCGTGAACTTTCTCGGTATTAATTGCTGCTTGGATTGCATTTCTATGCTTCATTAATAAACTATCGATTGTTGGTGGCAAGTCGTTTTCTTTCATTAACTCGTCGTAAGTCTCAAGACTTGCTTCCTCACCTCTAATAGCTTCTTCCAAAATGGCTTCTTCATTATTAGATGAAAATGTTGATTTTAATGTCATCCAATTTCTATGCATCGCCCCTTTAAAACTTCCTGAATCTTCTGGGATTTGACCATATTGTAAGATTTCCGTTCTTAATTCTTTGGCAAATTCACTTCTTTCTGATGCACGTCTTTTAAAGAACATTTTTAACCTATCATTATCTACATTATCTACAGCATTTAAATATCCTTTTTCAGCATCGTAATTTTTGATTAGTAATTCGTTTAATTTTTTAGAAATTTCTTCTGTGTACTTCATAATATCTTTTATCATTTTTAAAATTTCAATATATTTTTTTAACGATGTGTATTGTTTCACATCTTCATACTTAATATAACAGATATAGACGCTTATGTCAAGTGATTTAACAGTGTTTATGATGCTTTTAAGAGTATTTAACAAAAAAGCCAACGCAAATGCGTTGGCTTTTTTATATAGTTATATTATAGTTTAATTTGAACAATCTCCAAGCGAATCTATTATAGTCTGTATTGACCCATCTTCGTCACCACAGGCTTGTTTTTTAACCTGAAGTGCTGTTTTGTAGGCCTCACAAAAACCTGTATAATCAGGTCCATCTGGATCTACATTATTTAAATTAGTTAATGTAGTTGCTGCAACAGCTGTAGCATTTAAGCAGGCTTGTGTTTGACCAGAGATATCAACAGCGCCAATGCTTAGTATTGGCACATTATAAAAATAACCTCTATTAAAATTTTCAGAATTTAATCCAGTGTTATCAAATGCATGAAAAGTAAATGTGCCAGATACTGTTCTCTCAATTAAATTGAACTCTGTAATGGTAATATTACCTTCTGAAGGATAAATTTGTACACTTGGATGTGGCACACTATTAGTTGAAAATACTGTTCCTAATTGGTTTTCATAAATTGCAGAAGACACTGTATTACCAAGAGCGTAAGAACCTTCAGTCGTGTTAGTAGCTTTTAAATTAATAGTTTCTAAATTTCTAATTCCAGTTACGGTTAAATAACCTTGATCATCAACATTAGCCCTATAATTTGTAGCTTCCCATAACTCGTCTCCATTATAACCAATAAATGCAGGCGTGTTAAATACAAGCTCCTCTCCACAAGAGGTAAGAGTTAATAAGACAGTTAATAAGATGATTATTCTTTTCATACTAATACATTTAACGACATCAAAAATAGAATAAATTAATTTTATTTGATAGAATTACTTTAAAAACTTGAAAATTAAAAAATTATAGTATCTTTGCAGACTTATTAATAATCGAGGTCGTGAACCTCACAAATTAATTATTTATGCCAGTAAAAATTAGATTACAAAGACACGGTAAAAAAGGGAAACCTTACTACTGGATCGTAGCAGCAGATGCTAGAGCAAAAAGAGACGGTAAATACCTAGAAAAATTAGGCGCTTACAATCCAAACACTAACCCAGCAACTATCGAATTAAACATTGATGGAGCTGTACAATGGTTACAGAATGGTGCACAACCAACTGACACAGCAAAAGCAATTTTATCTTACAAAGGTGCTATGCTTAAAAATCATTTAGCAGGAGGCGTTAGAAAAGGTGCTTTAACTGAAGAACAAGCTGAAGCTAAATTTAATGCTTGGGTTGAAGAAAAAGCAAGTAAAGTAGAAGCTAAAAAAGACGGTTTATCTAAAGCTGAAGCTGAAGCTAAAGCTAAAGCTCTTGAAGCAGAAAAAGCAGCTAACGAAGCACGTATTGCTGCAGCAGCTCCTGTAGAGGAAGAAGTTGAGGAAACACCTGAAACAGTAGTTGAAGGAGATCCTTCTGAAGAAGTTGAAGCTTTAGAAGCTGCAAAAGAAGAAGAATAAAAAATATTTTTTTATACTTTTAAACTCCGATAAGCACTTATCGGAGTTTTTTATGCAAAAAACTTACTATGGATATTAAAGATTGCTTTTTTTTAGGGAAAATTGTAAAAAAATATAGTTTTAAAGGTGAGTTACTTATAAAACTGGATACAGACGAACCTGAATTATACGAAAACTTAGAATCAATACTCGTTAATTTAAGAGGGACTCTGGTTCCATTTTTTATTGAAAGTGCACAGCTTCATAAATCTGAATTGCTTCGTGTGAAATTTGAGGATGTAGATACAGAAGCAGATGCTGATGCGCTAATTAAAAGTGAAACCTATCTACCTTTAAGCTTTTTACCAGAATTAGATGAGGATAAATTTTATTTTCATGAAATTATTGGTTTTAAAGTAGAAGACAAAAACTTTGGTACAGTTGGAATTATAAAAGGGGTGAATGATAGTACTGCTCAATCTTTATTTGAAATAGACAGAGATGGTATTGAAATATTAATACCCATGAATGACGAGTTTATCACTAAAGTCGATAAACCTAATAAAACCATTTTTGTAGACACGCCAGAAGGGTTGATTGATTTGTATTTAGAAAATGAATAAACCTTTTAAATTCAAACAATTTACAGTCCAACAAAATCAATGTGCTATGAAAATTGGCACAGACAGTGTCCTTCTTGGTGCTTGGACACCTATGGACACAAATCCATTTTCAATATTAGACATTGGTGCTGGAACAGGTATTTTATCCTTAATGTTAGCACAACGTAGTAATGCGCAACTTATCGATGCAATAGAAGTAGATGATTTAGCATACGAGCAATGTGTGGATAATTTTGAAGCCTCTCCATGGAGTGACCGTTTATTTTGTTATCATGCAAGCTTAGAAGAGTTTACAGATGAAATTGAAGATAAATACGACCTTATTATATCTAATCCACCGTTTTATTCTGAAGATTATAAAACAGAAAGTGAACAACGCGATTTAGCACGATTTACTGATGCATTACCCTTTGACCATTTATTAAACAGTGTCTCGCAATTACTTTCAGAAGATGGTGTATTTTCTGTAATTATTCCCTTTAAAGAAGAGGATGCTTTTATTGCGCTAGCTTCAAAATTTAAATTGTTCCCTAATAGCCTTTTACATGTTAAAGGCTCATCGGAATCAGAAATTAAACGAAGTTTAATAAGCTTTTCTTTCAGCGAAAGCGAAATAAAAAAAGAAACACTTATTATAGAAACTTCAAGACACCAATACACCAACGACTACATTAATCTGACTAAAGAATTTTATCTTAAAATGTAAGATAAAATTGTGTTCTGCAAACGATTTCGTTACTTTTGTTTTTCAATTAAAACAAGACTATGAAACCAGATTTATTTGAAGCTCCGGATTATTACAACTTAGACGAATTATTTACCGAAGAGCATAAATTAGTACGCGATGCTGCAAGAGAATGGGTAAAACGTGATGTCTCACCTATTATCGAAGAAGCTGCTCAAAAAGCAGAATTCCCTAAATCAATTATTGGTGGATTAGCAGAAATCGGTGCTTTTGGACCTTATATTCCTGTTGAGTATGGTGGTGCAGGATTAGACCAAATAGCTTACGGATTAATTATGCAGGAGATAGAGCGTGGTGATTCTGGTGTACGTAGTACAGCGTCTGTGCAATCGTCTTTAGTGATGTATCCAATTTGGAAATACGGAAACGAGGAACAACGCCAAAAATATTTGCCAAAATTAGCTAGTGGAGAATGGATTGGTAGTTTTGGTTTAACAGAGCCTGATCATGGAAGTAATCCTGGTGGAATGACAACCAATTTTAAAGATATGGGAGACCATTATCTGTTAAACGGAGCAAAAATGTGGATATCCAATTCGCCATTTTGCAACGTAGCAGTCGTTTGGGCTAAAAACGAAGAAGGTCGTATACATGGTTTAATTGTAGAACGTGGTATGGAAGGCTTTACAACGCCAGAAACACATAACAAATGGTCGCTTCGTGCATCTGCAACTGGAGAACTTATTTTTGATAACGTTAAAGTCCCAAAAGAAAACTTATTACCAAATAAATCTGGTCTTGGCGCACCTTTAGGTTGTTTAGATTCTGCTAGATTTGGAATTGCTTGGGGAGCAATTGGAGCTGCAATGGATTGTTATGATACTGCCCTACGTTACAGTAAAGAGCGTATTCAATTTGGGAAGCCTATTGGTCAATTTCAGTTGCAACAAAAAAAATTAGCTGAGATGATTACGGAAATTACCAAAGCACAATTATTAGCTTGGCGATTAGGTGTGATGCGTGAAAATGGTACAGCTACCTCAGCACAAATCTCTATGGCGAAACGTAATAATGTCGATATGGCTTTAACTATTGCACGAGATGCTAGACAAATGTTAGGTGGAATGGGAATTAGTGGAGAATACAGTATTATGCGACATATGATGAATCTTGAAAGTGTAGTCACCTATGAAGGGACTCATGACATCCATTTATTAATTACTGGTCTTGATGTTACTGGTTTAAACGCTTTTAAATAGATTACTAAGCGACACTTGGAGCACACTCAAATGAAAAATATATTAAAAATGCTTCTCTAATCGAGAAGCATTTTTTTGTTCTGTCCATTAGTTGTAAATTTAGTTTATGAAAAAGAACATTTACCTTAAGCTTATTGTAATTGTATTATTAACTATTGGTTGTAGTTCTAATTCCAGTAGCTTATCCAACTCGATGTCTCAAACTCAAGACAATCCAATAGATGACACTCCTACAGATAATCCACAGCATTTTAAAATATTGTCTTTAGGTGATAGTTATACTATTGGTCAAAGTGTTTGTGAGACGTGTCGTTTTCCGGAGCAATTAAAAGATAGTTTATCTACTGTCTTTAATAATGATACCTTTTCATTAAAAATTGTTGCTCAAACAGGTTGGACCACTACAAATCTAAAAAATGCTATAGCTAATACTGTTTTAATTGAAGATTATGAACTAGTTACTTTGCTAATTGGAGTTAATAACCAATTTCAAAGTAGACCATTTTCGTTATACGAAACTGAGTTTCCGGAACTTGTTAACATCGCTATTACACAAGCCAAAGGTGAAAAAAACAGAGTAATTGTGGTTTCGATACCAGATTATGCTTACACACCATTTGGTGGTGGTAACACCTATATTTCTCAAGGCATAGATACTTATAACGCTTTCGCGGAAAGCTATTGCGCATCCAACGATATTACTTTTGTGAATATTACAGACATTACTAGACAAGGCTTAGAAGATCCAGAACTAGTGGCATCTGATGGTTTACATCCTTCTACAAAAGCGTATAGTAAATTTGTAGAACGCATTTTACCATTTGCTATAGAACAACTAAATTAGTTACATGTTTTCAGGGAGAAAAAAATTAGATCGTGCTTATAAAAACGCTAAAGTTGTACCATTTGATGACAACTCTAAGTTTATTTTTTTTAGCGATTGTCATCGTGGTGATAATAGTTTTGCTGACGATTTTTCTAATAACCGAAACATCTACTACCATGCTTTAAAACATTATTATGTTGAAGGTTTTAGCTACGCAGAATTAGGTGATGGTGACGAGCTTTGGGAAAACATCTCTTTCAAATCTATATTAGAAGCACATAAAAATGTTTATGAACTGATGAGCTTGTTTCATAAAAAAGAGCGTTTACACATGATTTGGGGAAACCATGATATGGTCTATAGACATCCAGACTATGTTAAGAAAAATCTATCAACCTATTTTGATCCAAAGGTTGGTGAAGAAGTCGAGCTTTTTGGTGACATTAAATACAACGAAGCCATAATATTAAAACATAAAGACACTCAGCAAGAACTATTTTTAACGCATGGTCATCAAGCCGATTGGTGGAATTACACCTTCTGGAAATGGAGTCGGTTTATGGTTAGAATACTTTGGAAACCATTAAATGTTATGGGTATTGCAGACCCAACCAGTCCTGCAAAAAACTATAAGGAATTAATAAAAGTAGAACGCAGAACGAAAAAATGGATTATTGAAAACAACAATTTAATTACCATCATTGGTCACACACATAGACCGCGTTTTCCGGAACCTGGAGATATTGCTTTTTTTAATGATGGTAGTTGTGTCCATCCTAGAAGTATTACAGGTTTAGAATTAGAAAATGGAGCCTTATCACTTATAAAATGGCAGATAGCCACAAAAGAAGATGGTACTTTGCAGATTGTAAGAATGTTATTAGAAGGACCTAGACGGTTAGTTGATTATAAGACTGAGTAAACTCTACTCTTTAAGTAAAATATTTTTAGGATACATAGCTCTGATTATTTTTAAAGCCTCTTCATCTAACTCACTATACTCTTTATTAAAAACTTCTAAAGCATATTTTTTTCTTAGTTGATCAATCGTTTTAGTTATCTCATCTTCAACTTCAACAAAAATTTGGTAAGCTGTATCTAATTTGTAGTGTATATATACGACACTACTAAATTTGTTGTCTTCAAAATACTTAGATAAGTGGAGGTTTAAATCTTTGAAGTCTATTAATTTCTCATCAATAAATATTTCATTTTTGTTATTAATTAAGATGACCAAAGAATTATTTGACTTAATATCTTCACTAAAATTACCAGGTTCTGGCAATTTACTTTTTATTCCTAAATCCGTATTGAATGTATCAAACAACATAAATACGCTTAGTTTATACAAGGTCAACTCAAAATCTTCTTTATCTAAGAGTTCTAAAATCTGATTAGCAGTTTTTGAAGCATCAATAATTAATTCATAATCATTCTGTGATACTACTTTCTCAAGTCTCTTAAACTTTTTATAACCAAAACTTAAAGAATCGTCCAAAAACTCTCTATCACATTTAGTAATCTTAGATGTATCTGGTTGGTTAATATCTCTTACGTAAGTAACAAAAGATTGAGAAGGCATTTTTAACGATGCATTCTTAGCTAAAGATTCTAGAAAACCAATATAACCTTGACCACTAGAATCTTGCAATATATCCTCTTCAATTAATAACTGTTCAAATATTGAAATACTATTTTGTAACTCTACGCCTCCATCTTCAAATGCATCATATATGCAATGCATCATTTTTACTTCATATCTTTCTTCTTGACCATAGCTAAATAAACTAATACAATGAAAAAAAATAATTAAAATACAGTTTTTGAGTAGCATATTATTCTGTTGAAAAATCACTTAATAGATTAATTTTAAGACTCTGGCGCTAACTCCACAATCAAACCTTCCATGTCTGGCGTCATTTGAATTTGACAACCTAAACGTGAATTGTCTTTAACATAAAACGCTTCGCTAAGCATAGCTTCTTCGTCATCTTGCATCTCTGGGAGTTGGGTATCACTTAACACATAACATTGACAACTTGCACACATCGCCATACCACCACAAACACCAATAGTACCCTCTGGAGCTAGCTCGTAACTACGGACAACTTCCATTAGGTTCATTGCCATATCTGTAGGAGCCTGAATCTCATGAGTTACACCTTCTCTATCTGTGATTGTAATATTAATGTCTTGTTCCATAGAAAAAAGTAATTAGGAGTTAGGTGCTAGTAGTTAGTTTTTTATCGATTTAATTAAGCCATGAAGCATTTTTGAAATTTCATTTGTATTTTCAATAAGTAGTATTGCTTCTTCTTTATTTAAAAAATTTAGTCTAATAGATAAATATAACATTGATCTAACTTCACTATTTGATGCTAATGAAAAATACAAAAACCTAGAAAAATCTACATTGGAATTTCTATCAAATCCTTCAGCAATATTATTTGATATTGAGACTGCAGCTCTTTTAATTTGATCTCTGAAGGAAAAATCTTTATTATCTTGAAATAATTTATAAATAGTAACTGCTAGATCTTGTGACTTTTGCCAAACCAATAAATCCTCAAATTTTTGTACTGCCATTTTTACTTACTACTTGGTACTAACTACTCAATACTCTTTACCACTGCTTTAGGAGCTTCTTTACGTGTGCCATCAAATCCATCTATACCACTAACCGTTGTGTACTTTAATACATAACGCTTCCCTGGATTAATAATTTGATAAGCAGCTTGACACATTAATGTTGCCTCATGAAAACCACAAAGTATTAGTTTTAATTTTCCTGGATACGTGTTAACATCTCCAATTGCGAAAATACCAGGAATATTAGTTTGGTAATCTAATGCATTATTAACTTTTATAGCATTTTTTTCAATGTCTAATCCCCAATTTGCTATAGGTCCTAATTTTGGTGATAAACCAAACAAAGGAATAAAATGGTCGCATTCTATCTCAAACTCTTTTTCTATATGCTCAGCTTGTTTAACCACAACGCCAGACACTTTTTCGTCACCTAAAATCCCAACAACTTCTGCTGGTGTGACCAAGTTAATTTTACCCTTATTTTTAAGTTCTTGTACTTTCTCTACAGAGTCTAAATGCCCTCTAAACTCATTACGTCTATGTATTAACGTTACTTCTGATGCGACATCACTTAAAAAAATACTCCAATCTAAAGCAGAGTCTCCTCCTCCTGCGATGACTACTTTTTTATTTCGATAAATTTCTGGGTCTTTGATAATATACTCGACACCATTATCTTCAAAATCTGAAATATTATGTATAAGAGGTTTTCTAGGCTCAAAACTACCCAAACCACCTGCAATAGCTACTACAGGAGCATGATGTTTTGTGCCTTTATTTGTGGTAACAATAAACGTTCCATCTTCCTGTTTATCAATAGTTTCGGCACGTTCACCCAATGTAAAACCAGGTTCAAACTGTTTACATTGTTCTAATAATTTATCGGTTAAATCACCTGCTAAAATCTCTGGATAAGCTGGTATATCATAAATAGGTTTTTTAGGATAAATCTCTGAACATTGTCCACCAGGTTGAGGAAGTGCATCTATTAAGTGACACTTTAATTTTAATAAACCCGCTTCAAACACAGTAAAAAGACCAGTTGGTCCAGCACCAATAATAAGTATATCTGTTTTAATCATGAATTTTTAATTTCAGGAAGTAAAAGTAACGTCAAAACCATTGATTAATTATGACAAAAGTCAGTTTAAGCTTCAACATTAATAACTTGTTCTATTTGAGGCGCATATTTTTTTATAGTCATTTCTACACCAGACTTTAAAGTCATTTGGTTAACACTACAACCTACGCAAGCACCTTCTAATTGTACTTTGACTAACTTATCATCTTCAATAGATAACAATGAAATATCACCACCATCACTTTGCAAAAATGGACGAATTTCCTCTAGTGCTTTCTCTACGTTTAATCTTAGTTCTTCTGTTGTCATTTATTTTTTATTAACTGCAGAACATCCTGCCATAGTGGTTATTTTTATTGCTTCAGTTGCTGGAAGATTATCATTTCTATCCACTACTTGTTGCACCACATTTTGAGTTATAGTTTCAAATGCTTTTTCTAAAGGAGTTGCAGTTTGCATAGCTGCTGGACGACCAACG is a window of Olleya sp. YS DNA encoding:
- a CDS encoding methyltransferase, whose protein sequence is MNKPFKFKQFTVQQNQCAMKIGTDSVLLGAWTPMDTNPFSILDIGAGTGILSLMLAQRSNAQLIDAIEVDDLAYEQCVDNFEASPWSDRLFCYHASLEEFTDEIEDKYDLIISNPPFYSEDYKTESEQRDLARFTDALPFDHLLNSVSQLLSEDGVFSVIIPFKEEDAFIALASKFKLFPNSLLHVKGSSESEIKRSLISFSFSESEIKKETLIIETSRHQYTNDYINLTKEFYLKM
- a CDS encoding acyl-CoA dehydrogenase family protein — its product is MKPDLFEAPDYYNLDELFTEEHKLVRDAAREWVKRDVSPIIEEAAQKAEFPKSIIGGLAEIGAFGPYIPVEYGGAGLDQIAYGLIMQEIERGDSGVRSTASVQSSLVMYPIWKYGNEEQRQKYLPKLASGEWIGSFGLTEPDHGSNPGGMTTNFKDMGDHYLLNGAKMWISNSPFCNVAVVWAKNEEGRIHGLIVERGMEGFTTPETHNKWSLRASATGELIFDNVKVPKENLLPNKSGLGAPLGCLDSARFGIAWGAIGAAMDCYDTALRYSKERIQFGKPIGQFQLQQKKLAEMITEITKAQLLAWRLGVMRENGTATSAQISMAKRNNVDMALTIARDARQMLGGMGISGEYSIMRHMMNLESVVTYEGTHDIHLLITGLDVTGLNAFK
- a CDS encoding SGNH/GDSL hydrolase family protein; translated protein: MKKNIYLKLIVIVLLTIGCSSNSSSLSNSMSQTQDNPIDDTPTDNPQHFKILSLGDSYTIGQSVCETCRFPEQLKDSLSTVFNNDTFSLKIVAQTGWTTTNLKNAIANTVLIEDYELVTLLIGVNNQFQSRPFSLYETEFPELVNIAITQAKGEKNRVIVVSIPDYAYTPFGGGNTYISQGIDTYNAFAESYCASNDITFVNITDITRQGLEDPELVASDGLHPSTKAYSKFVERILPFAIEQLN
- a CDS encoding metallophosphoesterase family protein — its product is MFSGRKKLDRAYKNAKVVPFDDNSKFIFFSDCHRGDNSFADDFSNNRNIYYHALKHYYVEGFSYAELGDGDELWENISFKSILEAHKNVYELMSLFHKKERLHMIWGNHDMVYRHPDYVKKNLSTYFDPKVGEEVELFGDIKYNEAIILKHKDTQQELFLTHGHQADWWNYTFWKWSRFMVRILWKPLNVMGIADPTSPAKNYKELIKVERRTKKWIIENNNLITIIGHTHRPRFPEPGDIAFFNDGSCVHPRSITGLELENGALSLIKWQIATKEDGTLQIVRMLLEGPRRLVDYKTE
- a CDS encoding biopolymer transporter ExbD, whose amino-acid sequence is MLLKNCILIIFFHCISLFSYGQEERYEVKMMHCIYDAFEDGGVELQNSISIFEQLLIEEDILQDSSGQGYIGFLESLAKNASLKMPSQSFVTYVRDINQPDTSKITKCDREFLDDSLSFGYKKFKRLEKVVSQNDYELIIDASKTANQILELLDKEDFELTLYKLSVFMLFDTFNTDLGIKSKLPEPGNFSEDIKSNNSLVILINNKNEIFIDEKLIDFKDLNLHLSKYFEDNKFSSVVYIHYKLDTAYQIFVEVEDEITKTIDQLRKKYALEVFNKEYSELDEEALKIIRAMYPKNILLKE
- a CDS encoding 2Fe-2S iron-sulfur cluster-binding protein; translated protein: MEQDINITITDREGVTHEIQAPTDMAMNLMEVVRSYELAPEGTIGVCGGMAMCASCQCYVLSDTQLPEMQDDEEAMLSEAFYVKDNSRLGCQIQMTPDMEGLIVELAPES
- a CDS encoding four helix bundle protein; protein product: MAVQKFEDLLVWQKSQDLAVTIYKLFQDNKDFSFRDQIKRAAVSISNNIAEGFDRNSNVDFSRFLYFSLASNSEVRSMLYLSIRLNFLNKEEAILLIENTNEISKMLHGLIKSIKN
- a CDS encoding NAD(P)/FAD-dependent oxidoreductase, producing the protein MIKTDILIIGAGPTGLFTVFEAGLLKLKCHLIDALPQPGGQCSEIYPKKPIYDIPAYPEILAGDLTDKLLEQCKQFEPGFTLGERAETIDKQEDGTFIVTTNKGTKHHAPVVAIAGGLGSFEPRKPLIHNISDFEDNGVEYIIKDPEIYRNKKVVIAGGGDSALDWSIFLSDVASEVTLIHRRNEFRGHLDSVEKVQELKNKGKINLVTPAEVVGILGDEKVSGVVVKQAEHIEKEFEIECDHFIPLFGLSPKLGPIANWGLDIEKNAIKVNNALDYQTNIPGIFAIGDVNTYPGKLKLILCGFHEATLMCQAAYQIINPGKRYVLKYTTVSGIDGFDGTRKEAPKAVVKSIE
- a CDS encoding NifU family protein; the protein is MTTEELRLNVEKALEEIRPFLQSDGGDISLLSIEDDKLVKVQLEGACVGCSVNQMTLKSGVEMTIKKYAPQIEQVINVEA